A genomic window from Parasteatoda tepidariorum isolate YZ-2023 chromosome 10, CAS_Ptep_4.0, whole genome shotgun sequence includes:
- the LOC107450709 gene encoding monocarboxylate transporter 5-like isoform X2 — translation MKNKAFNTWKSWLIAVVCCIVYCLLVLVYRLSSLFYAELIEIYNVDRKTASIPFVVMGFVRCFSGFIFGVLGERFGLQRMVYLGCYLSVLGVGASYFAHNIITLSVTLGLIYGFGFTATALLPNIIREHFDATATTLSNGLIGIGPCLTAIVFPGLVIYFIEDYGVPGSFLLSSGVILNAIPFIMILKPRNKLTKFRKTTMDIEKSESHNSQDKTVSGFEDLDTSFNNEETITNLNASKQNEDKRQLNLCEKKIDLITVTTTFNRKKIPKCSLHNKEGCHCINISSKETKNMPQNIYHQKVFEEFSNPSASNVDKQPKNVTTNITNSKHTNSQELKIACQQDDSMDKRNKEEKKGFFYTFNVFKDLTFIALILVQGLLAYTFNIWLTTMIDYSRDKGIDRSYEIYILALNPITDIAGRLGLAWVTDKGFLTVPNYCALLYILLGLSSICIALARDFAIMTLGLLVMTFAIGAFMGIYPAMSYEFIEKDKQAVSIASIGLAYAPLGFTVSPLIGYFRGHLGSYDGLYYLLAAMNFACSLIVLMLPKLANRRERMKAAAVEIVN, via the exons ATGAAAAATAAGGCTTTCAACACTTGGAAGAGTTGGCTAATTGCTGTGGTATGCTGCATTGTTTACTGCTTGCTAGTACTTGTGTATAGACTGTCATCACTGTTTTATGCTGAACTAATTGAAATATACAACGTAGATAGAAAAACAGCTTCTATACCCTTTGTAGTTATGGGATTTGTCAGATGCTTTTCAG GCTTCATCTTTGGAGTTCTGGGTGAAAGATTTGGATTACAACGAATGGTTTACCTGGGTTGCTATCTATCCGTGTTAGGAGTCGGAGCTAGTTATTTTGCCCATAACATAATAACTTTATCTGTAACTCTAGGATTGATTTATG gTTTTGGATTTACTGCAACAGCATTATTACCCAATATCATTAGAGAACATTTTGACGCAACTGCTACAACTCTATCAAATGGATTAATTGGTATTGGACCATGCCTCACCGCAATAGTATTTCCCGgtcttgtaatttattttatagaagatTATGGTGTGCCTGGCTCATTTTTACTTTCATCTGGTGTGATATTAAACGCAATTccttttatcatgatacttaaACCGAGAAATAAGTtaacaaaatttcgtaaaacaACCATGGACATTGAAAAAAGTGAATCACATAATAGCCAAGACAAAACTGTGAGTGGTTTTGAAGACTTGGATACATCATTCAATAATGAAGAAACCATCACAAATTTAAACGCAAGCaaacaaaatgaagataaaaggCAATTGAATctatgtgagaaaaaaattgaccttATTACTGTAACTACAactttcaatagaaaaaaaattccaaaatgttCCTTGCATAATAAAGAAGGCTGTCATTGCATTAATATATCGtctaaagaaactaaaaatatgccTCAAAATATTTACCACCAGAAGGTCTTTGAAGAGTTTTCTAATCCATCAGCAAGTAATGTAGATAAGCAACCAAAAAACGTAACAACAAATATCACAAATTCTAAACATACTAATTCCCAAGAACTAAAAATCGCTTGCCAACAAGATGATTCAAtggataaaagaaataaagaagagaaaaagggttttttctatacttttaatgtgtttaaaGATTTAACATTTATAGCTCTAATACTCGTTCAGGGTTTATTAGCCTATACTTTTAATATATGGTTGACTACCATGATTGACTATTCCAGAGATAAAGGAATTGATAGgagttatgaaatatatattttggcaCTAAACCCTATAACGGATATTGCAGGCCGTTTAGGTTTAGCTTGGGTGACAGATAAAGGTTTCCTTACTGTCCCTAATTATTGTGCACTCTTGTACATTTTGTTGGGTCTTTCAAGCATTTGCATCGCCCTAGCAAGAGATTTTGCAATAATGACTTTAGGACTTCTGGTCATGACTTTCGCAATAGGAGCGTTCATGGGAATTTATCCAGCCATGAGttatgaatttattgaaaaggaTAAACAGGCAGTCTCTATTGCTTCAATTGGTCTAGCGTATGCCCCTCTTGGTTTTACCGTTTCTCCTCTAATTG GATATTTCAGAGGACACCTCGGGTCATATGATGGACTCTATTATTTACTTGCAGCTATGAACTTTGCCTGTAGcttaattgttttaatgctGCCTAAGCTGGCCAACAGAAGAGAAAGGATGAAAGCTGCAGCAGTTGAAATAGTTAATTGA
- the LOC107450709 gene encoding monocarboxylate transporter 5-like isoform X1, which yields MNLLDKTILIVSEKQSVLLFYISRTGFVMKNKAFNTWKSWLIAVVCCIVYCLLVLVYRLSSLFYAELIEIYNVDRKTASIPFVVMGFVRCFSGFIFGVLGERFGLQRMVYLGCYLSVLGVGASYFAHNIITLSVTLGLIYGFGFTATALLPNIIREHFDATATTLSNGLIGIGPCLTAIVFPGLVIYFIEDYGVPGSFLLSSGVILNAIPFIMILKPRNKLTKFRKTTMDIEKSESHNSQDKTVSGFEDLDTSFNNEETITNLNASKQNEDKRQLNLCEKKIDLITVTTTFNRKKIPKCSLHNKEGCHCINISSKETKNMPQNIYHQKVFEEFSNPSASNVDKQPKNVTTNITNSKHTNSQELKIACQQDDSMDKRNKEEKKGFFYTFNVFKDLTFIALILVQGLLAYTFNIWLTTMIDYSRDKGIDRSYEIYILALNPITDIAGRLGLAWVTDKGFLTVPNYCALLYILLGLSSICIALARDFAIMTLGLLVMTFAIGAFMGIYPAMSYEFIEKDKQAVSIASIGLAYAPLGFTVSPLIGYFRGHLGSYDGLYYLLAAMNFACSLIVLMLPKLANRRERMKAAAVEIVN from the exons tctgttcttcttttttatatttcaagaacTGGCTTCGTCATGAAAAATAAGGCTTTCAACACTTGGAAGAGTTGGCTAATTGCTGTGGTATGCTGCATTGTTTACTGCTTGCTAGTACTTGTGTATAGACTGTCATCACTGTTTTATGCTGAACTAATTGAAATATACAACGTAGATAGAAAAACAGCTTCTATACCCTTTGTAGTTATGGGATTTGTCAGATGCTTTTCAG GCTTCATCTTTGGAGTTCTGGGTGAAAGATTTGGATTACAACGAATGGTTTACCTGGGTTGCTATCTATCCGTGTTAGGAGTCGGAGCTAGTTATTTTGCCCATAACATAATAACTTTATCTGTAACTCTAGGATTGATTTATG gTTTTGGATTTACTGCAACAGCATTATTACCCAATATCATTAGAGAACATTTTGACGCAACTGCTACAACTCTATCAAATGGATTAATTGGTATTGGACCATGCCTCACCGCAATAGTATTTCCCGgtcttgtaatttattttatagaagatTATGGTGTGCCTGGCTCATTTTTACTTTCATCTGGTGTGATATTAAACGCAATTccttttatcatgatacttaaACCGAGAAATAAGTtaacaaaatttcgtaaaacaACCATGGACATTGAAAAAAGTGAATCACATAATAGCCAAGACAAAACTGTGAGTGGTTTTGAAGACTTGGATACATCATTCAATAATGAAGAAACCATCACAAATTTAAACGCAAGCaaacaaaatgaagataaaaggCAATTGAATctatgtgagaaaaaaattgaccttATTACTGTAACTACAactttcaatagaaaaaaaattccaaaatgttCCTTGCATAATAAAGAAGGCTGTCATTGCATTAATATATCGtctaaagaaactaaaaatatgccTCAAAATATTTACCACCAGAAGGTCTTTGAAGAGTTTTCTAATCCATCAGCAAGTAATGTAGATAAGCAACCAAAAAACGTAACAACAAATATCACAAATTCTAAACATACTAATTCCCAAGAACTAAAAATCGCTTGCCAACAAGATGATTCAAtggataaaagaaataaagaagagaaaaagggttttttctatacttttaatgtgtttaaaGATTTAACATTTATAGCTCTAATACTCGTTCAGGGTTTATTAGCCTATACTTTTAATATATGGTTGACTACCATGATTGACTATTCCAGAGATAAAGGAATTGATAGgagttatgaaatatatattttggcaCTAAACCCTATAACGGATATTGCAGGCCGTTTAGGTTTAGCTTGGGTGACAGATAAAGGTTTCCTTACTGTCCCTAATTATTGTGCACTCTTGTACATTTTGTTGGGTCTTTCAAGCATTTGCATCGCCCTAGCAAGAGATTTTGCAATAATGACTTTAGGACTTCTGGTCATGACTTTCGCAATAGGAGCGTTCATGGGAATTTATCCAGCCATGAGttatgaatttattgaaaaggaTAAACAGGCAGTCTCTATTGCTTCAATTGGTCTAGCGTATGCCCCTCTTGGTTTTACCGTTTCTCCTCTAATTG GATATTTCAGAGGACACCTCGGGTCATATGATGGACTCTATTATTTACTTGCAGCTATGAACTTTGCCTGTAGcttaattgttttaatgctGCCTAAGCTGGCCAACAGAAGAGAAAGGATGAAAGCTGCAGCAGTTGAAATAGTTAATTGA